The nucleotide window AAGGGCAAGATCTTCGGCAAGCTGGTGAAGGAAATCACCATTGCCGCGCGCAACGGTGCCGATGTGGCGACCAACGCACACCTGCGGCTGGTGGTCGAGCAGGCGAAGAAGGCCTCGATGCCCCGCGAGACCCTGGAGCGCGCGATCAAGAAAGGTTCCGGCCAGCTCGGCGAGACCGTGCAGTACCACCGTGTGACCTACGAAGGGTTTGCGCCGCACCAGGTGCCGCTGATCGTTGAATGCGTGACCGACAACATCAACCGTACCGTGGCCGAAATCCGCGTCGCGTTCCGCAAGGGCCAGTTGGGCGCTTCGGGTTCGGTGGCCTGGGACTTCAACCATGTCGGCATGATCGAGGCCGCTCCGGACAGCCCTGACGCCGATCCGGAAATGGCCGCCATCGAGGCCGGTGCCCAGGATTTCGAACCGGGCGAAGAGGGTGCGACGCTGTTCATCACCGATGCGGCCGACCTCGACGCCGTGCAGAAAGCGCTGCCGGCCCAGGGCTTCACGGTGTTGTCCGCCAAGCTGGGCTACCAGCCGAAAAATCCGGTCAGCGGCCTGACCGACGCGCAGATGGCCGAGGTCGAAGCGTTCCTTGAAGGCCTCGACAACCACGATGACGTGCAGGATATGTTTGTCGGGTTGGCGGGTTAAAGGGATTCCCTGAGAACGAGCTTGTCTTTGTGGCGAAGGGATAAATCCCCTCACCACAAAGACAAGCTGCGTTCGATCAGCCGGTGGTCAAGCTGCCGGCCAATACCCGTTCAATCTCCTCAAACCCCGGCCGCGCCAGCACATCCGGCTGGCAGCAACGCGCCTCCAACGCCTGTAGCGTTGCAAGCGCCACGTCGTCGCTCCCCAGCTCGATCCGCGCCAGCAACTCACCCAGCAGAATCCCGAAGGCCCGCACTTCGATGCGTTGCAGTGCGCGGGTTTGCGGGGTGTCTGCGGTGGCGTGGAAAGATGCCGCGCCAAAATCCCCCAGCAGGCAGTCGCCCTGGTCGTTGTAGAGGATGTTGTGTCCGTACAAATCCCCGTGGGTGATGCCCTGGCGGTGCAGGTGTGCCGCCACCGAGGCGATGCCCCGGGCGATACGCAAGGCCACGGTGGTGCTCAAGCGCAACGTCTCGGCATACACGTCGCGGGTGCAGGAGGCCAGGCTCGGCAGCCCGGCCAGGTTTCGATAGCTGGGCTCGATCAGCGCCATGACCAGCCCGGCCTGTTCTTCGGGATGTCCGGCGACCTGGCCCAGCACTTCAATCAGGTTCGGATGCCGGCCCGCCGTGATGCAGGCGTGCATTTCATGCAGGGGCGAGCCGTCGCTGGTCATCTCGCCTTTGTACATCTTCACCGCGACGTTTCGCGCCGGTTGGCCGGCCGGTTGCCACTGCGCTTGATGAATCACCCCCGAGGCGCCTTCGCCCAATGGTTGTTGCAGGCTCAGTCGTGCCCAATCGATAGGGGTCGTGCTGTGCAGTGC belongs to Pseudomonas sp. B21-028 and includes:
- a CDS encoding YebC/PmpR family DNA-binding transcriptional regulator, which codes for MGAQWKVKHKEAAANAKGKIFGKLVKEITIAARNGADVATNAHLRLVVEQAKKASMPRETLERAIKKGSGQLGETVQYHRVTYEGFAPHQVPLIVECVTDNINRTVAEIRVAFRKGQLGASGSVAWDFNHVGMIEAAPDSPDADPEMAAIEAGAQDFEPGEEGATLFITDAADLDAVQKALPAQGFTVLSAKLGYQPKNPVSGLTDAQMAEVEAFLEGLDNHDDVQDMFVGLAG
- a CDS encoding leucine-rich repeat-containing protein kinase family protein, whose product is MNTLAQLRAGQLSGLTRLDLACGLTQFPREIFDLADSLEILNLSGNQLETLPDDLHRLTRLRVLFCSDNRFTELPECLGRCAALTMVGFKANRIERVPAAALPPLLRWLILTENRISQLPDELGQRPHLQKLMLAGNRLQQLPASLAQCHQLELLRIAANQLVDLPQWLLELPRLSWLAYAGNPLETQANEAALHSTTPIDWARLSLQQPLGEGASGVIHQAQWQPAGQPARNVAVKMYKGEMTSDGSPLHEMHACITAGRHPNLIEVLGQVAGHPEEQAGLVMALIEPSYRNLAGLPSLASCTRDVYAETLRLSTTVALRIARGIASVAAHLHRQGITHGDLYGHNILYNDQGDCLLGDFGAASFHATADTPQTRALQRIEVRAFGILLGELLARIELGSDDVALATLQALEARCCQPDVLARPGFEEIERVLAGSLTTG